The nucleotide sequence CTAGCATGATTTCATTGATCATACCGCCAAAGGATCAAATCTCACGTGTCAGCAAAATGTTGGCCGATGAATTCGGCACAGCGTCCAATATCAAGTCACGTGTCAATCGTTTGTCCGTGTTGGGCGCCATTACATCGGTACAGCATAGGCTTAAATTATACACCAAAGGTAAATTTTATCGACCTTCGTAATATTGCCCTCCTACAATTTTCATTATGTAATctgtttctttattatttttattaaattttagtgcctCCAAATGGTCTGGTCATCTACTGTGGCACCATTGTCACAGAAGAAGGTAAAGAGAAGAAGGTTAATATTGATTTTGAACCCTTCAAACCGATTAATACGTCGCTGTATTTATGCGATAATAAGTTCCACACTGAAGCGTTGACCGCTTTACTGGCCGATGATAATAAATTCGGTTTCATAGTGATGGATGGTAATGGCGCTCTCTTCGGTACACTACAAGGTAATACACGCGAAGTGCTGCACAAATTCACTGTTGATCTGCCGAAGAAGCACGGGCGTGGTGGTCAGTCAGCTTTGCGTTTTGCACGTCTGCGCATGGAGAAGCGTCATAATTATGTGCGCAAAGTGGCTGAAGTTGCTACGCAATTGTTCATTACGAATGATAAACCTAATATTGCGGGCTTGATTTTGGCTGGTAGTGCGGACTTCAAGACCGAGTTGAGTCAATCTGATATGTTCGATCCTGTAAGTGGTGAACAGCACAAAAGCATATGCACCAACACAtatttacgattttttattttttctctgttGTATAGAGGCTGCAATCCAAAGTTATTAAGCTGGTGGATGTCTCGTATGGTGGTGAAAATGGTTTTAATCAAGCGATAGAATTGGCGGCCGAGTCATTGCAGAATGTAAAATTTATACAAGAGAAAAAACTCATTGGACGTTACTTCGATGAAATTTCTCAGGTGAGTAGTTGGTATTATTAGCGGGAGAGTGATAAGTGAAgtgagcgttttttttttttcaaacctaCATAATTTATTATTAGAATTTAGTAAAAATGCTAACGAATTTCTATTCTAGGACACTGGCAAATATTGTTTTGGTGTGGAGGATACATTGCGCGCCTTGGAATTGGGTTCTGTAGAGACTTTAATCTGTTGGGAAAATTTAGATATCCAACGTTATGTTTTGAAGAATCATGCGAACTCCACGTCGAACACAGTACTGCACTTGACGCCCGAGCAAGAGAAGGACAAGTCACATTTCACCGACAAGGAAGTGAGTAGTTAAACTATAATAGTGAAGAGTGCGCGATTTGAAACATATCCTGTGTAGGCATTAACGGGACATATCTATTCATGTTGTTTGTTGGTTTTGagaat is from Anastrepha ludens isolate Willacy chromosome 4, idAnaLude1.1, whole genome shotgun sequence and encodes:
- the LOC128860306 gene encoding eukaryotic peptide chain release factor subunit 1 isoform X2 produces the protein MSGEETSADRNVEIWKIKKLIKSLEMARGNGTSMISLIIPPKDQISRVSKMLADEFGTASNIKSRVNRLSVLGAITSVQHRLKLYTKVPPNGLVIYCGTIVTEEGKEKKVNIDFEPFKPINTSLYLCDNKFHTEALTALLADDNKFGFIVMDGNGALFGTLQGNTREVLHKFTVDLPKKHGRGGQSALRFARLRMEKRHNYVRKVAEVATQLFITNDKPNIAGLILAGSADFKTELSQSDMFDPRLQSKVIKLVDVSYGGENGFNQAIELAAESLQNVKFIQEKKLIGRYFDEISQDTGKYCFGVEDTLRALELGSVETLICWENLDIQRYVLKNHANSTSNTVLHLTPEQEKDKSHFTDKESGVEMELIESQPLLEWLANNYKMFGATLEIITDKSQEGSQFVRGFGGIGGILRYKVDFQSLQADEPLEDVDLDDY
- the LOC128860306 gene encoding eukaryotic peptide chain release factor subunit 1 isoform X1 yields the protein MSGEETSADRNVEIWKIKKLIKSLEMARGNGTSMISLIIPPKDQISRVSKMLADEFGTASNIKSRVNRLSVLGAITSVQHRLKLYTKVPPNGLVIYCGTIVTEEGKEKKVNIDFEPFKPINTSLYLCDNKFHTEALTALLADDNKFGFIVMDGNGALFGTLQGNTREVLHKFTVDLPKKHGRGGQSALRFARLRMEKRHNYVRKVAEVATQLFITNDKPNIAGLILAGSADFKTELSQSDMFDPRLQSKVIKLVDVSYGGENGFNQAIELAAESLQNVKFIQEKKLIGRYFDEISQDTGKYCFGVEDTLRALELGSVETLICWENLDIQRYVLKNHANSTSNTVLHLTPEQEKDKSHFTDKESGVEMELIESQPLLEWLANNYKMFGATLEIITDKSQEGSQFVRGFGGIGGILRYKVDFQSLQLDEIDNDYYEIDEY